The Xanthomonas sp. DAR 34887 genome has a segment encoding these proteins:
- the rplA gene encoding 50S ribosomal protein L1, translating to MAQTKRQKAIRAAVQPGKAYSIDEALKIIKSTSKAKFVEAVDVAVRLGVDAKKSDQQVRGSTVLPAGTGKSVRVAVFAPAGAKADEALAAGAEAVGMDDLAEKMQAGDLNYDVVIATPDAMRVVGKLGTLLGPRGLMPNPKVGTVSANPAEAVKNAKSGQVRYRTDKAGIIHCTIGKASFEDDALKNNLQALLMDLVKAKPATSKGTYLQKISVSSTMGPGVTVDQASLSLK from the coding sequence ATGGCACAGACCAAGCGACAGAAAGCAATCCGTGCTGCCGTGCAGCCGGGCAAGGCGTATTCGATCGACGAAGCGCTGAAGATCATCAAGTCCACCAGCAAGGCCAAGTTCGTCGAAGCCGTCGACGTGGCCGTGCGCCTGGGTGTGGATGCCAAGAAGTCCGACCAGCAGGTGCGCGGTTCCACCGTGCTGCCGGCCGGTACCGGCAAGAGCGTGCGCGTGGCGGTATTCGCCCCGGCCGGCGCCAAGGCTGACGAAGCCCTGGCCGCTGGCGCCGAAGCCGTCGGCATGGACGACCTGGCCGAGAAGATGCAGGCCGGCGACCTGAACTACGACGTGGTCATCGCCACCCCGGACGCGATGCGCGTCGTCGGCAAGCTGGGTACGCTGCTGGGCCCGCGCGGCCTGATGCCGAACCCGAAGGTCGGCACCGTGTCGGCCAATCCGGCTGAAGCGGTTAAGAATGCCAAGTCGGGTCAGGTGCGCTACCGCACCGACAAGGCCGGCATCATCCACTGCACCATCGGCAAGGCCAGCTTCGAAGACGACGCGCTGAAGAACAACCTGCAGGCGCTGCTGATGGATCTGGTCAAGGCCAAGCCGGCGACCTCGAAGGGCACCTACCTGCAGAAGATCTCGGTGAGCTCGACCATGGGTCCGGGCGTCACCGTCGATCAGGCTTCGCTGTCCCTGAAGTAA